TGGTGCCACGCTGACCCGCCTTGCGCTGTGCATCGGTATTGATGCCGACGTTGAACAGATCGTTCAGCCCCAAAGGATTATCGACCGCCAGATTCAACCCTGCCTGCAGCTTGCCGGTTCCCTTGGCGCCACTATCATCAAACGTCCCGGTCAGCTTCCACGGCTTGCTGCGTTTGACCTGAATCACGACGTCACTCTCGCCCGGCACGTCGCCGGCACGATCTGCATATCGACATCCTGGCTCGGCACGCGCTTCATCTGCTCCAATCCCTGCTCCAGGTCGCGCAAGTTGAGCAACTGCCCGGAACCAGTTGGAAATGCACTGCGCCAGGTACCGTACAAGGTTGGATCAGAAAAACGAATCTCCCGGATTACGCCAGGAACCAATACCAGTTTCAACACGCCGCCGGTCAAGTCCTGTTCCGGTATGCCAATCCGTGTCGTGCTATAGCCGCGTTGCAGAATCAGATTGGTCAGGCGCTTGACGATCAGATTCAGGCCGCCTTTGCCAATACAGGCGCCATCGTATTGGCGTAGGTAGTCTTGGGCAAAGCGGAAGTTATCGAACGGAAGATCGCTTGCGCCAAGTGCATGAACCGCAGGCGATAATTGAGAAGGAACGTCAAGGACAAACTGGTGGATCGTGAAGCAAGGGGATTCACTAGGAATACTCAAGCCTTCCAGCGCTTCAGCTGCGGCCTTGTCTTCCAGACTCACGTTAGGCGCTTGCAACTGCCGCTGACGTTCCTGCAGATCGGCCTGATTACGGCGCCGCTGCTCTTCGCTCGACGGCGTTTGCACACTGGGGTCACGACGCCGCAACTCTTCCAGATCCGGCAACGGCGCCGTCTGTGCACTGCTGCTGTGGGCGGTGCCAGCCAATAGCAAAGTCAGGCCAATGCGCTTGGCAAGGCCCGATGGATACTGCCGCTTACGTTGAACGAACTTCCCCATGTCTACAGCTTTCTTTCTTTTTATTGCACTGGAAGAAAGAGTGTAGTGAGGAATGATCTGTTAAATGTTGTTGATTTACCAAATTTTGCAATTGTTCACTATTTTGGACGGAAGAATAACGAAAATAGTTTCGATAAAACAACACCAACTAAGAAGAAACAGATAAAAGCAAGTTTATCGCACCCAAACCACCGCACAAAGTGCGTCATTTTGCGTCAACCCGTTGCAGCCGATTTCCCGGCGAACCCCGCGCAGCTTGGAGGGTTGGCGCTTTACCCGTTTGCGTTAAAAGCACACCATTTAACGGGGCGGGCAGGCGAGGGGGGAACTGCGCCGCGCAGGGTATGTCGTGTCATTTTCTTGTCGCGGTAGGCGATTGATCTCAGATACAAAAAAGCCGCTCACAGAGCGGCTTGGATTGATGCTGGCAGTACGTTAGTTGCCGACGGCATGTATGTATGCGCCAGGCGCGTACTTGGCATACATACTCTTATCGAGAATTTGTGCGCCCGGACACCGGCTCTTTAATGAAGTTATATTGCATGCCACCGGGTTCGGCATTCATGCCGTTGATCATCCCAGTACCCCAGCTTTGCCGCGTTGATCCAGATTGCGATAGCCGGCCAGTAAATCCTTCTCAAATTGCGTTAATGCAGACGCTGCCTGTTCTCCTGTCAGGACGTACTGCACGTCCACTCCGATTGCCGCCAGCGCCCGTAAATACACGGCATCTGGCGAGCGTTCGTTTTGCTCATAGAGCGTTTGCGCACGTCGCTTCAGGCCACCTACAGCCGCAAAATCGTCCTGATTCATTGCCAATCGTAACCGTTCTTCCTTGAGGATTTCGCCAATTGATCTCATTTGAACTCATTGCTGGTAATTTCGTGAGCGACCATTATGCGTCCATTCGCGTGAGATGTGTAGTAACTAAGGTTTCATAAGGTATCACTTGTAGTTATTTGTACTCACTTGTAGTCGTTTGTAATCTCTATATATTTAACATGATCTCAAATAAGAGCTATATAATTATGCAACTTAACAACCACACCGATTCTCCGTATGAAAATTTGTTCTCCCCGCCGTTCCCCTGAAGATTGTCTACAGGCACCAATTAGCATGCGACTGAGTGCGAAGGAACTCGCCACCATCGAGGAACTTGCCGATGCCATAGGGCGGTCACGCGCCTCATTTATCCGCCGCTTGATTGTTCGCGGACTGGAGGCTTATGAGCTTGATCCACGCCACACAGTTCTTGACCGGTTGTACATACGGGACATGGCTGAACAAAAGGCGGAGGCTGCTGCGTCAATTTCTGCCGCCATCGTGACGGATGGTAAAGGCTGAACAGGATTTGCAGGCAGCGATGGCGATCAAAGCTACAGGATCGCGTCTGCTCGCGAAAATGGCGTCAACGATACGCAAGAGTTCTGTAATAACGGACATTCATCTTCAAACAAAGAACATTCAATGAGAAATATTGGTTTGCGCTGTCCCCATTGCTCGATCTTGCCGCGTGCCGTTAAAAGCCGTCCGATGTCGGCTTTGATGAAAGAAATTACGTATATGTGCCAAAACCCGGAATGTGGTTTCTGCTTTGTCGCCAGACTGGAAATCGCCCGGACCTTGTCCTTGTCGTCTATCCCGAAACCTGGCGTCAACGTGCCGCTGTCGCAACATATCAATTGGTCGGCAATTCAACAACTGCCTTAGGTTCCAGGACGCCGATGATCCATCCCACCATCCTGGCGCCGCCGTAATCACAGCCTAAGCAATCCCACTAACGAGTAGTCATTTGTCATGCCTGTCAGCAGGCATGCCGGCTTCGCACATCCTGAATAAAACAAGTAACGTTTATGCCGCACTATTTTATGTACACCATCCTCCACGTCATATGCCGTCTTTCCAGCTTCCCCGTCCTTGGCAAGACGTGGTTGTGGCGCCATGCAATTGAGTCGTTGATATCCCGTGTATCTGAACCCAGGACGGTCCGTGATGTGGTCATGTTCACGCCATCCGTGGCGAATGTCGACGTCGGGTGATCGCCATGAACCCATCCTTACATGCCGACATCCATGCCCGTCTGGCTGAATTCAATTTCAAGCCGGAAAAACAGGGCTATCTGCGCAGTGGAACTTGTCCACAGTGCCAGAAGAAAGAGTTATACATTCATGCCGACCATCCCTGGGTATTGCGCTGTGGCCGCCTGAATAACTGCGGTTGGGAGAGCCACGTCAAAGAGCGTTATCCAGAATTGTTTGACGATTGGAGTAAGCGCTATCAGACGCCGGAGACGAGCAATCCACTGGCAGCTGCCGACGCCTATATGCAACATGGCCGAGGTTTTACTCTGGCACGGGTGCAAGGTTTATATAAGCAGGAGAGCTACTACGATCCAGAACTGAAGATTGGAAGCGCCACCGTGCGGTTCCCGGTCGCCGATGGCTATTGGGAGCGTTTGATCGACAAGCCGCAGCGCTTCGGCAAGAAGAAGGCCAGATTTAGCTTTGGTTCCCATTATCAGGGTAGATTCTGGTCGCATCCGTCGCACAGCCTACAAGCTGTTAAAGAGCTCTGGATTGTAGAGGGCATCTTCGATGCCATCGCCCTGGAGCATCATGGGATAGCGGCGGTATCGATCATGAGCTGCAACAATTATCCCGCCCAGTCGCTACAGGATCTGCGTGATGCACGTGGCAACCAGGGTTGTCGCCTGGTGTGGGCGCTCGATGGCGATGCCGCCGGCCGCAGCTTTACGACCAAACACATTGAGCGTGCACGTGAGGCAGGGTGGGAGTGCACCGCTGCGCAGATCCCGCAGAACGATAAAGTCAAACTGGACTGGAACGATTTACATCAGCGCGACAAATTGACCGCTAAGGATATCGAGAACTATCTGTATCACGGCGCCTTGCTGATTGCCGGCAGCGCCAGCGAAAAAGCCTTACTGATGTACGGCAGAGACAATAAGCTGGAATTTGACTTTAGTTTCCGCAATCGCCTGTTCTGGTTTGATCTGAATCTGGTCGAATACAACAAGGTCATGGAGCAATCGGATAAGGATGGTGCCGACTGTCGCCTGTCGGAGGCTGCCAAGCGAGAAAAGGCGCTGTTCGCCAGCCATAGCATCCGACCTATTGCCAATTGTAATCCGACGCCACTGTATTACCAGAAGAACGAATTGACCGATGAAGCCTGGTATTACTTCCGGGTAGATTTCCCGCACGATGGCGCGTCGATCAAGAACACGTTTACTAGTGCCCAGATTTCCAGCTCGGCCGAATTCAAGAAGCGCCTGCTCGGGATTGCTCCTGGTGCGATGTTCAGTGGCACCAGCGCGATGCTGGATCGCATGATGGAGCGTGACTTGTTTCACATCAAGCGGGTCGAAACCATCGACTATATTGGCTACAGCAAAGAATACGGCTGTTATGTGCTGGATGACGTCGCGATTAAGAATGGCGCGCTGCATGACATCAATGGCGAGGATTTTTACGACTTGGGGCGCATTTCCGTCAAATCGTTGAATCGCTCGGTGACCCTCAAAATCAATCGCGATCCGGATGGTTACACTACTGAGTGGGTGGATCTGCTTTGGAAAGCCTTTGGTGCGAAGGGAATGGTTGCCCTGACGTTCTGGTTTGGGGCGTTGTTCGCTGAGCAGATCCGGCAACGCAAAGCTCCTATCCCTTCCTGGAAGTGGTTGGCAAGGCCGGTGCCGGCAAGTCGACCTTGATCGAATTCCTGTGGAAGCTGTTTGGTCGCATTGGTTATGAGGCTTCGATCCGAGTAAATCCAGTCTGGCTGCACGTGCGCGGAACTTCTCGCAGGTCTCTGGCTTACCTGTTGTACTGATCGAGTCTGATCGCGAGCGCATGGATGGCGAGAAGAGTCACGTCAAATCATTTGATTGGGATGAGTTGAAGACAGCATATAACGGCCGTTCCACGCGTGCGCGCGGCATGAATACCGGCGGCAATGAGACTTATGAACCGCCGTTTCGCGGCGCGATCGTGATTTCGCAGAACAACCCGGTCAATGCCTCAGAGGCGATTCTGTCGCGGATCGTTCATCTGTATTTCGATTTGACTACGCAGACACCGGAGTCCGGTGAGGCTGCCGATGCGCTGAAGTTCATGCCTGGCGAGAATGTGTCCGGCTTCATTCTGGCTGCGACCAGAAAAGAGAAGGAAATCATGGCGACCGTGGCCGAACGCACGGCAGTCTATTTGAAAGAACTGCGAATGCGTCCAGAGATCAAGATGCCGCGCCTGGTGGAAACCCATGCGCAGATGCTGGCTTTGACGGATGCACTGGCTTTGGTGATCAAGCTGACATCGGAGCAACAGAAGGCTATACGGGAACAGATCATCATCATGGCTGGCGAACGGCAGCAGGTGATTAACGACGACCATGTGCTTGTGCAGGAATTCTGGGAGGCATTCGACTATCTGGATAGCAATGACATGCATCGCTTAAATCATTCTCGCGATCCGCAATTGATTGCGGTGAACTTGAATCACTTTGTACAGATCGCCGCAGAGCGTCGACAACAGATTCCTGTGATTGGCGATCTCAAGAAAGTGTTAAAAACTAGTCGCCGGCGCAAGTTCCTCGATGTGCGCGTGGTCAATAGCCAGATTCGCGCCAAAGAAAGCCTCAGAGCCAGCACAGCAATGAAGTGCTGGGTATTTCAGAACGATATTAGTAAGGGGCAGGTATGAGTTTAATGACACAGGCGTTTATCGTTGAGCGTTTCGGCCTGCGTTTGAATATCGAACAGCTATCAGGATTGCTAGGAATAACTAAGGGCGCGCTTTATAACCAATTAAGTGCGGGGACTTGTCCTGTAAGAACCTATATTGATGGCGGGAAGCGATGGCAGACTATCGAGATGTTGCTACACATCTCGACGAATGTCGCGAGTCGGCGGTTTAATGACGGCCGGGAAGGGCAGTATGAGTTACGAAAGTATTTCTGCTGCCTTTTCTGGTCTATGGAGGTCTTCAGGTTTCAAGTTTGTGTAGCGCCGCAAATGGCGCCAGTCCTTATGGCCGGTAACTAGCGACACTTGCTGTATTTCGTACCCCTCCTCAAATAGGCGCGATGTGCCTTCGTGCCGCAGATCATGAAAATGTAGATCCGGAATGCCGAGGGTGTCGCAGGCTTCTTTGAAATACTTCGACATCGTCTGTTCATGAACTGGGAAAATTCTGTCGTCATCACGAGATTGGCTTTGTACGATATCCCACGCCTCACCCAGCAGCGGCACCCACTGATCATTGCCTTGCTTTTTTCGAGGATCTTTCCGATCGCGCACTAGCGCCAATTTTTTATCGGGATCCAGATCTGACCATTGCAATTTAACTATTTCGCCACGCCGCATAGCCGTGGCAATAGCAAAGCGAACGATGTCGCTATATGGTTGTTTGAGTTGTTGAAGTAGGCCGGCAATCTCATCCTCCGTTGGTCGACGTTCTCGCTTACCACCCCCGCCAATTAAGCCTAAATGATTCAGAAGAGGTCGAGCTTGGCCTGTAACGTCTGGAAGTGCAATTTTTAGGAATGAGCCGGTATAGCGCATAACGGTACCGAGCTTGCTAATTTCCATATTGATCGTATATGGGCCAGCCCCTTCTTCTTTGCGCATTTTGCAATATGAGACCAGATCTTGGTTCGACAGTGCTCCCGCGCGCTTATCGCCCAGCCCCTCGGAGAGGCGGCGCAGCATGTAATGTTCGTTTGACGTGTCTGTTACGGGGCGGGAGTGATCGCGAAGATCGCGGTACGACTGTATCACTTCATTCATACGTAGTATGCCCGGCTCTGCTACAATTTCGCCGCGGTCAATCTCGGCTTCGCGTTGTCGTGCCCAAGCTTCGGCTTGTGCTTTGGTCTGGAAGGTTTTACACAATCCTTTGTGGCCTTTGCGACGTATCAGTGCGCGCCAAGAAGTGCCGATTTTTACTATGCTTGCCATGTATCACTCTCCGTATCACTTTGTATCACTGCTAATGTGAAGTGGGATTATATAGGATGAGCTCTTCATAGGAGAAGTCGGTTAGAAAGTGATGTAAATTTATCCAATCTCGCCATAGTTCAATGGATAGAACGAGTGCCTCCTAAGCGCTAGATACAGGTCCGATTCCTGTTGGCGGGACCAAGTCCTCTTTTTCCAATCTCGGCTAATTGACCGTAAGCTACGTATGTAAAGGCTTTCCGGCGTTTATCTCCCTTTCCGCCAGCCCGCAAAAAAGTAATTCTCCACGTTTTACCGGCACCGTTTGCGAAAATTCTACGAACGAATTACGAAATGGCATCATTCAAAAAAAAGATGGGAATGTCTAGCGCGTTCAGCTTTACGTCCAAGGACAACGAGATTCGGGTGCGTTCGTCACCAAGGCCCAGTCGACAGCTTGGGCGGCTAGACGCTTAATTGATGGCCTGACATTTCATGACTCCGCCATGAAGCGATCACTCGATTTGCAAAAAAACGCGATGACCTGAAGTTGGCGAGAATAGTCGGATATCGTGATCTTCGTATATTGCAGATTTCTTACGACGAAACTGCTGCCGAACTGAGCGAACGCTTGGGCTGATCGCAAATGCAGGCGGACGGCAGCAAATGACCCCAAGGACACGGTCACGGATGTCCGCTTTCGGGAAGTGAAATTCGCAACCGGACCAGGCAAGGGCGGCGCCGTGACCTGTCAGGGCTTCACGAACCGATAGGCGAAGCGATCGGTCCTGCCCTTGATCGACGGATCGAACGCCTTGATCGAGTGCAGATCGCCATTGTTCGCGAGCATGATGCTCTCCGCGTCCAGTACGAAACCGGCCGCCTCCACCTCCTCGCGAACGGATGCAGGCTCAATCCGATGCAGCGACTGGGCGTCGCTCGTGCCCGCCCCGAAGGCGGCAGCGTGGTCTACGATGACGTAGTATCCACCAGGCTTCAGCCGCTCGTAGACGGCTCGATTGAAGTGGGCCGCCGTTGCGCCCCGAGCCTGCATCAGTTCGGTGTGGAGATCGTGGTAGAACAGGTGCAACCATAGGACGTCCGCTGGTTGCGTGGCCTTCGGCATCGCCACGAGGTCCGCGGAGACGGCTTCGACGTTCTCTCGGCCCGGCTCCTTCGCGAGCGTCCGCATGCGGCCTAGCGGATCGTTCTTGAAGTTGGCGACTTCGGTTGGCACGAAGCTGTAGACCCGTCCTCCGGGTCCCACGATGTCGGAGAAGAGACGTGTCCAGTCGCCGTCGCCTGGGTAAACATCGATGACGGTAGAACCCGCAGCAACTCTTGCGAACTGGATCAACTCAGATAGTTTGGATTGTTCGTACATCGGGAATCTCCGTTACGGTTGAGTATAGGTAAACGCCTTAGCAAAAGCCTGGCTGATATTGCCGATTGCTACAATTGCATAGCCCATAATGTTTCTCCGACCTTATGTTCAAACTAAAGTGTGCGAAACGTGGTCCCACGACTGGCGGGGCTTGTGGGCCAGCCGCGGAGCACAACGGGGTCAGACCTGCGCCATGCCCCATCGACGGCGAGATCCACGCCGGTGATGTAAGAACTTTCATCGGAGGCGAGGAACGCGACCGCTGCCGCGATTTCCTCGGGCATGCCTCTGCGGCCCATTGGGATCTGCGTGGTGAACTGTGCGACTGCCTGCTCGGCCTGTTCAGCGGTAAGGCCCGTCGTCGTCGCCAAGGCCGGTGTGTCGATTGCTCCGGGACTCATCGAATTCACACGAATCTTGCGATCCTTTAGTTCCATCGTCCAGCCGCGCGCGAAGTTGCGCACTGCCGCCTTACTCGCGGCGTAAGCAGTGAATCCTGGAAGCCCGAGGACGTTGGAGACCGAAGAGTTCAGGATAATGGAACCGCCGTCTTTGAAGAGGGGAAGGGCCTTCTGTACCGTAAAGAACATTCCCTTCACGTTCACGTCGAAGGTCTGGTCAAAATGGGCCTCAGTAGCTAACGCGAGCGGTGCGATTGTCCCTGCGCCTGCGTTCGCGAAGAGAACGTCGATGTGACCATGTTTTTCTTTCACGACGGCATACAGCCGGTCCAGGTCTTCCAGGCGCGACACGTCGCCCACGACCGTCGTAACGTTTCTCTTGATGGCGGCGGCGGCCTCCTTCAACTCTTTCTCTCGTCGCCCAGTAATCACGACGTGCGCACCTTCTTCCACGAAGCGCTTGGCTGTGGCCAAGCCAATCCCGCTGCTCCCACCGGTGATAACTGCAACTTACCTTCTAATTTATTCACGACTTTCACCTTTCGTTTGCGCTGTAAGGCAGCGCCGCTGTTCCCATCGGTACAAAGGCGCTGTATCATTTGGATCA
This DNA window, taken from Collimonas arenae, encodes the following:
- a CDS encoding toprim domain-containing protein, which codes for MNPSLHADIHARLAEFNFKPEKQGYLRSGTCPQCQKKELYIHADHPWVLRCGRLNNCGWESHVKERYPELFDDWSKRYQTPETSNPLAAADAYMQHGRGFTLARVQGLYKQESYYDPELKIGSATVRFPVADGYWERLIDKPQRFGKKKARFSFGSHYQGRFWSHPSHSLQAVKELWIVEGIFDAIALEHHGIAAVSIMSCNNYPAQSLQDLRDARGNQGCRLVWALDGDAAGRSFTTKHIERAREAGWECTAAQIPQNDKVKLDWNDLHQRDKLTAKDIENYLYHGALLIAGSASEKALLMYGRDNKLEFDFSFRNRLFWFDLNLVEYNKVMEQSDKDGADCRLSEAAKREKALFASHSIRPIANCNPTPLYYQKNELTDEAWYYFRVDFPHDGASIKNTFTSAQISSSAEFKKRLLGIAPGAMFSGTSAMLDRMMERDLFHIKRVETIDYIGYSKEYGCYVLDDVAIKNGALHDINGEDFYDLGRISVKSLNRSVTLKINRDPDGYTTEWVDLLWKAFGAKGMVALTFWFGALFAEQIRQRKAPIPSWKWLARPVPASRP
- a CDS encoding ogr/Delta-like zinc finger family protein, with protein sequence MRNIGLRCPHCSILPRAVKSRPMSALMKEITYMCQNPECGFCFVARLEIARTLSLSSIPKPGVNVPLSQHINWSAIQQLP
- a CDS encoding site-specific integrase, whose amino-acid sequence is MASIVKIGTSWRALIRRKGHKGLCKTFQTKAQAEAWARQREAEIDRGEIVAEPGILRMNEVIQSYRDLRDHSRPVTDTSNEHYMLRRLSEGLGDKRAGALSNQDLVSYCKMRKEEGAGPYTINMEISKLGTVMRYTGSFLKIALPDVTGQARPLLNHLGLIGGGGKRERRPTEDEIAGLLQQLKQPYSDIVRFAIATAMRRGEIVKLQWSDLDPDKKLALVRDRKDPRKKQGNDQWVPLLGEAWDIVQSQSRDDDRIFPVHEQTMSKYFKEACDTLGIPDLHFHDLRHEGTSRLFEEGYEIQQVSLVTGHKDWRHLRRYTNLKPEDLHRPEKAAEILS
- a CDS encoding ribbon-helix-helix protein, CopG family; amino-acid sequence: MRLSAKELATIEELADAIGRSRASFIRRLIVRGLEAYELDPRHTVLDRLYIRDMAEQKAEAAASISAAIVTDGKG
- a CDS encoding helix-turn-helix domain-containing protein, which gives rise to MRSIGEILKEERLRLAMNQDDFAAVGGLKRRAQTLYEQNERSPDAVYLRALAAIGVDVQYVLTGEQAASALTQFEKDLLAGYRNLDQRGKAGVLG
- a CDS encoding POTRA domain-containing protein, producing the protein MGKFVQRKRQYPSGLAKRIGLTLLLAGTAHSSSAQTAPLPDLEELRRRDPSVQTPSSEEQRRRNQADLQERQRQLQAPNVSLEDKAAAEALEGLSIPSESPCFTIHQFVLDVPSQLSPAVHALGASDLPFDNFRFAQDYLRQYDGACIGKGGLNLIVKRLTNLILQRGYSTTRIGIPEQDLTGGVLKLVLVPGVIREIRFSDPTLYGTWRSAFPTGSGQLLNLRDLEQGLEQMKRVPSQDVDMQIVPATCRARVTS
- a CDS encoding class I SAM-dependent methyltransferase, yielding MYEQSKLSELIQFARVAAGSTVIDVYPGDGDWTRLFSDIVGPGGRVYSFVPTEVANFKNDPLGRMRTLAKEPGRENVEAVSADLVAMPKATQPADVLWLHLFYHDLHTELMQARGATAAHFNRAVYERLKPGGYYVIVDHAAAFGAGTSDAQSLHRIEPASVREEVEAAGFVLDAESIMLANNGDLHSIKAFDPSIKGRTDRFAYRFVKP